A section of the Novipirellula caenicola genome encodes:
- the groES gene encoding co-chaperone GroES, translated as MAKMNLRPLDDRIVVEPVEAEETTAGGIVLPDSAREKPQRGTVVAVGPGKMLDSGNRGELSVTVGDVVIYGKYGGSNIEVDGREMKILRESDILAKVL; from the coding sequence ATGGCAAAAATGAACCTACGTCCGTTGGATGACCGCATTGTTGTTGAGCCTGTCGAGGCCGAAGAAACCACCGCTGGCGGTATCGTGCTTCCCGATTCGGCTCGTGAAAAACCACAGCGTGGCACGGTTGTCGCCGTTGGCCCAGGCAAGATGTTGGACAGCGGAAACCGTGGCGAGCTAAGCGTCACCGTTGGCGACGTCGTGATCTACGGCAAGTACGGCGGAAGCAACATCGAAGTCGATGGCCGCGAAATGAAGATCCTTCGCGAAAGCGACATCTTGGCAAAAGTTCTGTAG